The proteins below are encoded in one region of Parvicella tangerina:
- the nadD gene encoding nicotinate (nicotinamide) nucleotide adenylyltransferase, whose product MSDTKIDLDQLLWGENPTGAKKIGLFFGTFNPIHVGHLILANYIVSATSLDEVWFVVTPHNPHKKKASLLDDHHRLAMVKEAIEDNIHLRASDVEFGLPQPNYTTNTLAHLREKYPEKAFVLIMGEDNLRSFHKWKNYEEILKHHKIVVYPRVHVASEDSTSEVVASLDAHEQIIKCDAPIMNISATFIRDAIKNGQDVRYMLTDPVFKYVDEMNFYR is encoded by the coding sequence ATGAGTGATACGAAAATAGATCTAGACCAATTACTCTGGGGTGAAAATCCCACAGGAGCAAAAAAAATCGGATTGTTCTTTGGCACTTTTAACCCGATACATGTTGGTCACTTGATCTTAGCCAATTACATTGTCTCTGCAACTTCTCTAGATGAAGTCTGGTTTGTTGTTACACCACACAATCCACACAAGAAAAAGGCGAGCTTATTGGATGATCATCATCGCCTGGCCATGGTTAAAGAGGCTATCGAAGATAACATTCATCTTCGGGCGAGTGATGTAGAGTTTGGACTTCCTCAACCTAACTATACTACTAACACATTAGCTCATCTTCGAGAAAAGTATCCCGAAAAAGCATTTGTGTTGATTATGGGAGAAGACAACCTTCGTTCATTTCACAAATGGAAGAACTATGAGGAAATCTTGAAACATCACAAAATAGTTGTTTATCCCAGAGTTCATGTGGCAAGCGAGGATTCAACTTCAGAGGTTGTTGCTTCATTAGACGCTCACGAACAGATTATCAAGTGCGATGCGCCAATCATGAATATTTCGGCAACCTTTATTCGAGATGCCATTAAGAATGGACAAGATGTTCGATACATGCTTACTGACCCCGTATTCAAGTATGTGGATGAGATGAATTTCTATCGGTAA
- a CDS encoding patatin-like phospholipase family protein, whose protein sequence is MLLYLYVNNSIGSKYGISYLFLAPEYLGRIDGLSFGILGFSLGGFITAFNIYSYILHANEFPFLATLSKPFLKFCYNNLLIPLFFLILIIVESFQFQVTQELMSNGEALFNEGCFLIGLALFLLMSTLFFGYFNKNIFSLSGKDESYYESLKKTPKVKEATFMKGTPWYKRMSRVRGFKVVTYIYSPISIKLARETSHYDTKLLKEVFAQNHINASIFEIFLIITFFALGIFRDVEWVNIPAGASILLLFTLFLLVFSAFYSWFKGWTLTLLLGGFLLLNFFANYTETFKFRNYAYGIDYTHRANYSWNALNRLCTDKMYYDSSYSHGLVMLENWKKKNEEILDHKPKLILLNISGGGSRASVWAMEVLSHLDSITNGEFYNQTHLITGASGGMIGATYFRELYLQRQRDSSISLTNEKYTQQLGEDLLNPLAFGIASTDLLFRYQKVTDGNYTYTKDRGYSFEQKLIKNLDGTFKEKRIYDYWEDEFYSRVPMMIYSPSVVNDGRRILISPQPISYLTYHCDTNGVNQYNSMENLEFTKLFERNNPFNLKVTSAMRMSATFPYILPMVTLPTDPPIEVMDAGIRDNYGLKTSLDFMRVYKDWIEKNTSGVVVVQIRDKEKYFEVQNPNSGMVLQRIFAPFNSFYSNTTKTHDYNNDQLLEAVPDWFEGSFETVTFFMKQDKGKQISMSWHLTSLDKKVIGEALQEKENINAAERLLKILN, encoded by the coding sequence TTGCTTTTATACCTCTATGTAAATAATTCAATAGGAAGTAAATATGGTATTTCCTACTTATTTTTGGCTCCCGAGTATTTAGGACGAATCGATGGGTTGAGTTTTGGGATTTTGGGATTTTCCCTTGGCGGATTTATAACAGCCTTTAATATCTACAGTTACATTCTTCATGCTAATGAATTCCCTTTTCTGGCAACGCTATCTAAACCCTTCTTGAAGTTTTGTTACAACAATCTCCTGATCCCACTGTTTTTTTTGATCTTAATCATAGTTGAGTCATTTCAATTCCAAGTTACACAAGAATTAATGAGCAATGGAGAAGCGCTTTTTAATGAAGGTTGCTTTTTGATTGGACTAGCGCTGTTCTTACTGATGTCCACACTGTTCTTTGGTTACTTTAATAAGAATATCTTCTCATTGTCTGGCAAAGACGAAAGCTATTATGAGTCATTGAAGAAAACACCTAAGGTAAAGGAAGCGACCTTTATGAAAGGAACTCCTTGGTATAAAAGGATGAGTAGGGTGCGAGGGTTCAAGGTAGTTACCTATATCTATTCCCCTATATCTATTAAACTTGCTCGCGAGACCAGTCACTATGACACGAAACTATTGAAAGAGGTATTTGCCCAAAATCACATTAATGCTTCCATCTTTGAAATCTTTTTGATCATTACATTTTTTGCGCTGGGTATCTTTAGAGACGTAGAATGGGTTAATATCCCTGCCGGAGCGAGTATTTTATTATTGTTCACACTTTTTCTTTTGGTGTTTAGTGCCTTTTATTCATGGTTTAAAGGATGGACACTAACCTTGTTATTAGGTGGTTTTCTGTTGCTTAACTTTTTTGCGAATTACACGGAAACATTCAAGTTTAGAAACTATGCTTACGGAATTGACTATACCCATCGGGCTAATTATTCCTGGAATGCCTTAAATAGACTTTGTACCGACAAGATGTATTATGATTCCTCTTATAGCCATGGTTTAGTCATGTTGGAGAATTGGAAGAAAAAGAATGAAGAAATTCTTGATCATAAACCAAAATTGATTTTGCTAAATATTAGCGGAGGAGGTTCAAGAGCTAGTGTTTGGGCAATGGAAGTATTATCGCATTTAGATAGTATCACTAATGGCGAATTCTACAATCAAACACATTTAATTACAGGAGCCTCTGGAGGTATGATCGGAGCTACCTACTTTCGAGAGTTATACTTGCAAAGACAACGAGATTCTTCTATTTCGTTAACAAATGAAAAGTATACGCAACAATTAGGAGAAGATTTATTGAACCCCCTGGCTTTCGGTATTGCGTCTACTGACTTATTGTTTAGGTATCAAAAGGTAACGGATGGTAACTACACCTATACCAAAGATCGCGGGTACTCTTTTGAACAGAAATTGATTAAGAATCTGGATGGAACATTTAAAGAGAAACGCATTTATGATTACTGGGAGGATGAGTTCTATTCAAGAGTGCCAATGATGATCTATTCTCCGTCTGTGGTTAATGACGGTAGAAGAATACTGATTTCTCCACAGCCCATAAGTTATTTGACCTATCATTGCGATACCAATGGAGTAAACCAATATAACTCTATGGAGAATCTTGAGTTTACCAAGTTATTTGAACGAAATAATCCCTTTAATCTAAAAGTGACCAGTGCAATGCGTATGAGTGCTACCTTCCCATATATTCTTCCTATGGTAACGCTTCCAACCGATCCTCCTATTGAAGTGATGGATGCTGGAATAAGAGATAATTATGGACTGAAAACCTCTTTGGATTTCATGAGAGTGTATAAAGATTGGATAGAAAAGAATACGAGTGGAGTTGTTGTCGTTCAAATAAGGGATAAAGAAAAATATTTTGAGGTTCAAAATCCAAATAGTGGTATGGTGCTTCAACGAATCTTTGCTCCTTTCAATTCCTTCTACAGCAATACCACAAAAACACACGATTATAACAATGATCAATTATTAGAAGCGGTCCCAGACTGGTTTGAAGGTTCATTTGAGACAGTCACCTTTTTTATGAAGCAAGACAAGGGAAAACAAATTTCCATGAGCTGGCATTTGACCTCATTGGATAAAAAGGTGATAGGAGAGGCCCTGCAGGAGAAGGAGAATATCAATGCGGCAGAAAGGTTACTTAAGATCCTAAATTGA
- a CDS encoding restriction endonuclease translates to MSSVYVEKAAGQKDVYDPEKLRLSLKRSGAEDKIVTDIVERIGELIYDDIPTSVIYKKAYALLRTKSKLSASRYGLKKAVLDLGPTGYPFEHLVAHLLRAEGFDVKIGEVVKGHCVMHEVDVLAKKKGVSYLVECKYHNEPSRFSNVKIPLYIQSRFEDIDKHWKKVNGHKEVYRQGWIYTNTRFSEDAVKYGECMGLNLISWKYPKKGSLEDRIRLNGLYPITCLNNLSIADKQELIKRNIVVAREVKKRPEILESIGIKSKNKINKVLKEITALCDQL, encoded by the coding sequence ATGAGTAGTGTTTATGTGGAAAAGGCAGCTGGGCAGAAAGACGTTTACGACCCTGAGAAGTTGAGATTGTCCTTGAAAAGATCTGGTGCTGAAGATAAAATAGTTACCGATATTGTTGAACGAATAGGAGAACTCATTTATGATGATATTCCGACTAGTGTCATCTATAAGAAGGCTTATGCCTTGCTTCGAACAAAATCAAAATTGTCAGCATCACGCTACGGACTTAAAAAAGCGGTTCTTGATTTGGGGCCAACGGGCTATCCTTTTGAACATTTAGTTGCTCATTTACTCAGAGCTGAAGGTTTTGATGTAAAGATAGGAGAAGTGGTGAAAGGGCATTGTGTAATGCATGAAGTGGATGTCCTAGCCAAGAAGAAGGGCGTTAGTTATTTAGTAGAGTGTAAGTACCACAATGAACCTTCGCGTTTTAGTAATGTGAAAATACCGTTGTACATCCAGTCGCGTTTTGAAGATATTGATAAACATTGGAAGAAAGTGAATGGACATAAAGAAGTATACAGACAAGGATGGATTTATACAAATACACGTTTCTCTGAAGATGCCGTAAAGTACGGTGAATGCATGGGATTAAATCTGATCTCCTGGAAATATCCAAAGAAAGGAAGTTTGGAAGATCGGATCAGACTTAACGGACTCTACCCAATTACCTGCTTGAATAATTTGTCGATTGCAGATAAGCAGGAACTGATCAAACGAAATATTGTCGTGGCTAGAGAAGTGAAAAAACGTCCTGAAATTTTAGAGAGTATCGGAATTAAGTCAAAAAATAAAATAAACAAAGTGTTAAAAGAAATTACAGCACTTTGTGACCAACTTTAA
- a CDS encoding YicC/YloC family endoribonuclease, which yields MLKSMTGFGRSEATIGNKKVSVEVKSLNSKGLDLNLRLPSYYRSKEMELRSFLSGEVTRGKCDIYFSYEVLGGEQNHSLNTALLQKYLKEIQSFENANELPVSDYMSNLLRMPDALVSTKEELSDEEWSATFNLVKEATNAFNEFRIEEGKSLFQDLEERIEAIRSLLAVIPQFEEERITTIRDRINKNLQDLIDNKNIDQNRFEQEIIYYLEKYDVSEEKVRLSAHLDHFIKTMNEGPENGKKLGFIGQEIGREINTLGSKANHAEMQKIVVKMKDELERIKEQVLNVL from the coding sequence ATGTTAAAATCAATGACGGGATTTGGTCGTTCTGAAGCGACCATCGGAAACAAGAAAGTTTCTGTAGAAGTAAAATCACTCAATAGCAAAGGTTTGGATCTCAATTTGAGATTACCTAGTTATTATCGTTCCAAAGAAATGGAGTTAAGATCCTTTCTTTCTGGAGAAGTGACTAGAGGAAAATGTGATATTTATTTCAGCTACGAGGTGTTGGGTGGTGAGCAAAACCACAGCTTGAATACAGCTCTGCTTCAGAAATACCTGAAGGAAATTCAGTCCTTCGAAAATGCAAACGAACTCCCCGTAAGTGACTATATGTCTAACTTACTGCGAATGCCAGATGCATTAGTTAGCACAAAAGAAGAGTTGTCTGATGAAGAGTGGAGTGCCACATTTAATCTCGTTAAAGAGGCTACAAATGCCTTTAATGAATTTCGGATTGAAGAAGGAAAATCTTTGTTTCAGGATTTAGAAGAGCGCATTGAAGCAATTAGATCTTTGCTTGCGGTTATTCCTCAGTTTGAAGAGGAAAGAATCACAACCATTAGGGATCGTATAAACAAAAACCTACAAGACCTCATCGATAATAAGAACATCGATCAAAATCGTTTTGAGCAGGAGATCATCTATTACCTTGAAAAATATGATGTCTCTGAAGAAAAAGTTAGACTTTCTGCTCACTTGGATCACTTCATCAAAACCATGAATGAGGGACCTGAAAACGGAAAGAAGCTTGGCTTTATTGGTCAGGAAATTGGTAGAGAGATCAATACGCTAGGTTCGAAGGCTAATCATGCTGAGATGCAAAAGATTGTAGTGAAGATGAAAGATGAGCTGGAACGAATTAAAGAACAAGTATTAAACGTTTTATAA
- a CDS encoding gliding motility-associated C-terminal domain-containing protein: MKKLLILLVLIWSAYTSFATHVIGGNIDVCQTGPNTFSVTMRVYRDCNPGNSSLSAPSGVEIRDNVTNSIVQTISMSGYQVGTETVITLGDSCYTPTGICVEEYIFTRSVTLPDNPNGYYIAWDICCRNGLISNADVGSSFNPTEGSVFYVQIPDPALAGGNCSPSFGGYPTDGYFCLSNGINDPFIIDPQVTDADGDSLVYSLINPYNDGTTQKPFNLLGWQAGHSAVNLLGNTTLPNMVIDSETGLITCYPENIGVYVFAIMVKEYRNGVQIGETVRDVQYSSLNCTVDAPPTINMQDTVAVYAGDSVCVDVTVTDADGTDTLYVIPSSNDFDLMTTFVYPDQIGGGDWQYDNFNNTGSPAVMEHFDWVNLQEYEGVGEIYLRYCWQPNCESIDETYAINLLAYSYGCSGSDTSERVVYFDVQYEPADVTLNIPDSISVTYDEEICFEVLTVDETHSDDPLGLTPVGGGFDYLENYVAPAQNSQGYYYTDFWGQDTVYIPDYSYNNGEVLGKDTVAIRYCWTPGCGDVYLKNYELNYEAALYTECFTLTENKVMQVNVEPPSSELQRVPNVFTPNKDGDNDYFKLGGTPDPCYDSLTVTIYNRWGKKVYESEDPYFEWDGTIKGKGNADCAEGTYFVIIQGSYGSTYDLTTGEAIPTAIEEKYTIQLLR; this comes from the coding sequence ATGAAAAAACTATTAATCTTACTTGTTCTTATTTGGTCTGCCTATACTTCTTTTGCTACTCACGTTATAGGTGGAAATATAGATGTTTGTCAAACTGGTCCCAATACCTTTTCTGTAACCATGCGGGTGTATAGAGATTGTAACCCTGGAAATAGTTCCTTGAGTGCTCCAAGTGGAGTTGAGATTAGAGACAATGTTACGAATTCTATCGTTCAAACAATTAGTATGAGTGGTTACCAAGTCGGTACGGAAACAGTAATTACGCTGGGAGATAGCTGCTATACACCAACAGGGATTTGTGTAGAGGAATATATCTTTACTAGGTCAGTAACTTTACCTGATAATCCAAATGGTTATTACATTGCTTGGGATATTTGCTGTAGAAACGGGTTGATATCAAATGCAGACGTTGGATCTTCATTTAACCCAACTGAGGGTTCTGTTTTCTATGTTCAAATTCCTGATCCTGCTTTGGCTGGTGGTAACTGTTCACCTAGTTTTGGAGGGTATCCTACAGATGGATATTTCTGTTTGTCTAATGGCATCAATGACCCTTTTATCATTGACCCACAAGTGACGGATGCGGACGGAGATTCGTTAGTTTATTCATTAATCAACCCATACAATGATGGTACTACTCAAAAGCCTTTCAATTTATTAGGGTGGCAGGCTGGTCACAGTGCTGTGAACTTATTGGGGAATACCACACTACCTAACATGGTCATTGATAGTGAGACGGGTTTGATTACTTGTTACCCAGAGAATATAGGCGTCTATGTATTTGCTATTATGGTTAAGGAATATAGAAACGGTGTTCAAATTGGCGAAACTGTGAGAGACGTACAATATTCTTCTTTGAATTGTACAGTGGATGCACCGCCTACAATTAATATGCAAGACACAGTAGCGGTTTATGCAGGAGATAGCGTTTGTGTGGATGTTACAGTAACTGATGCCGATGGAACTGATACACTGTATGTGATTCCAAGCTCGAATGATTTTGATCTGATGACAACTTTTGTCTATCCTGATCAAATTGGAGGGGGTGATTGGCAATATGACAATTTCAACAACACTGGATCGCCAGCTGTAATGGAGCATTTTGATTGGGTAAACCTTCAAGAGTACGAAGGGGTAGGAGAGATTTATCTCAGGTATTGTTGGCAACCCAATTGCGAGAGTATAGACGAAACGTATGCAATTAACCTTTTGGCATATTCATATGGATGCTCAGGAAGTGATACGTCTGAGCGGGTAGTTTACTTTGATGTACAATATGAGCCAGCAGATGTAACACTGAATATTCCAGACTCCATTTCAGTTACCTATGATGAGGAGATATGTTTCGAGGTGTTAACAGTAGATGAAACGCATTCAGATGATCCACTTGGGTTAACTCCTGTTGGAGGTGGGTTTGATTATTTGGAAAACTATGTTGCACCGGCACAAAATAGTCAAGGCTACTATTACACGGATTTCTGGGGACAGGATACAGTTTATATTCCAGACTATAGCTACAATAATGGAGAGGTTCTAGGTAAAGACACTGTAGCAATCAGATATTGTTGGACACCTGGGTGTGGAGATGTATACTTAAAGAACTATGAATTGAATTATGAAGCTGCCCTGTATACAGAGTGTTTTACTTTGACAGAAAACAAAGTAATGCAAGTTAATGTGGAACCTCCGTCTAGTGAGTTACAGCGAGTACCCAATGTATTTACTCCAAATAAGGATGGTGATAACGATTATTTTAAACTTGGAGGTACGCCAGATCCCTGTTATGATAGCCTAACGGTTACTATTTATAACCGATGGGGGAAAAAAGTATACGAATCTGAGGATCCGTATTTTGAGTGGGATGGTACGATCAAGGGAAAAGGAAACGCAGATTGTGCGGAAGGAACTTATTTTGTGATCATTCAAGGGTCTTACGGAAGTACGTATGATCTCACTACTGGAGAGGCAATTCCCACAGCAATAGAAGAAAAATATACCATACAATTATTACGTTGA
- a CDS encoding exodeoxyribonuclease III — translation MKLVSWNVNGIRAVAKKGLVDILKELDADVICFQETKAQDDQVLEALEGVEGYHIYSNSAEKKGYSGTSILSKEEPLSVNYGLGIEKHDKEGRLITAEYEDFYLLTAYVPNSQRGLARLDDRQDWDKELLAYMQKLEAKKPVILCGDMNVAHQPIDLKNPTANFNKTAGYTEWEIAGMDNFLQGGYTDSFRHFYPNEIKYSWWSYRMNARARDIGWRLDYFLVSDNYMDHVEDAFILNDVMGSDHCPVGITLK, via the coding sequence ATGAAGTTAGTATCATGGAATGTAAATGGCATTAGGGCAGTCGCAAAGAAAGGTCTGGTAGATATATTAAAGGAGCTAGATGCTGATGTAATCTGTTTTCAGGAAACCAAGGCGCAGGATGATCAGGTACTTGAGGCACTTGAAGGCGTAGAGGGATATCATATTTATTCGAATTCAGCGGAAAAGAAAGGTTATAGCGGCACCAGCATCTTGTCCAAGGAAGAGCCGTTGTCGGTTAATTATGGACTAGGGATTGAAAAGCATGACAAAGAAGGTCGTTTGATTACTGCAGAGTATGAGGATTTTTACTTGTTAACCGCTTATGTTCCAAATAGCCAGAGGGGCTTGGCAAGGTTGGATGATAGACAGGATTGGGATAAAGAACTGCTAGCTTATATGCAAAAATTAGAAGCAAAGAAGCCCGTTATTCTATGCGGAGATATGAATGTTGCTCATCAACCCATAGATTTGAAAAATCCAACAGCTAATTTTAACAAAACAGCTGGTTATACAGAATGGGAAATTGCTGGGATGGATAATTTTCTCCAAGGGGGGTATACCGATTCGTTCAGGCATTTTTATCCTAATGAAATAAAGTATTCCTGGTGGAGTTATCGGATGAATGCAAGAGCCAGAGATATAGGGTGGCGTCTTGACTATTTTTTAGTTAGCGACAATTATATGGATCACGTTGAGGATGCCTTTATTTTAAATGATGTTATGGGCTCCGATCATTGCCCAGTAGGCATAACGCTTAAATGA
- a CDS encoding 5-(carboxyamino)imidazole ribonucleotide synthase has product MSQFSTSNFKLGIICGGQLGRMLGLAAANWDITTYVLDATENCPSSKSCDVHVLGHHMDYDAVYNFGKKVDMLTFEIEHVNMEALRKLKSEGLKIFPDPELLAIIQDKGIQKQFYAEHKIPTSPFDLYDSKEGILEALNSGQISFPFVQKSRAAGYDGKGVAVIQSAEDLHKLMDTPSMVEDAVAIDKELSVIVARNERGETKCYPIVDMVFNHEANLVDYLLCPADVSQNIELQCQEIALKIAEQLDLVGLLAVELFLDKKGNVLVNECAPRTHNSGHHTIESNYTSQFEQQLRAIMNYPLGDTTIKTPAVMVNLIGEDHYKGPVYYEGFEEVLRISGAHPHIYGKRETKPFRKMGHITVLGSTVEEAVSKAKMIKKTIKVIST; this is encoded by the coding sequence ATGAGTCAATTTAGTACTTCTAATTTCAAACTAGGTATTATTTGTGGTGGACAACTCGGAAGGATGCTCGGATTAGCAGCTGCTAACTGGGATATTACAACGTATGTGCTTGACGCAACAGAGAATTGTCCCTCAAGTAAATCTTGTGATGTTCATGTCTTAGGGCACCACATGGATTATGATGCTGTATATAATTTCGGAAAAAAAGTAGATATGCTGACATTTGAAATCGAGCATGTCAATATGGAAGCACTTAGGAAACTAAAGTCAGAGGGTTTGAAGATTTTCCCAGACCCGGAATTGTTAGCTATCATACAAGATAAAGGAATTCAAAAACAGTTTTATGCTGAACATAAAATCCCTACATCTCCATTTGATCTTTATGATTCTAAGGAGGGAATTCTAGAAGCACTCAATTCAGGCCAAATTTCATTTCCTTTTGTGCAAAAGTCAAGAGCTGCTGGCTATGATGGGAAGGGGGTAGCGGTTATACAATCAGCAGAGGACCTTCATAAGTTAATGGATACCCCATCCATGGTTGAGGATGCTGTAGCTATCGACAAAGAACTGTCGGTTATTGTAGCCAGAAATGAACGTGGAGAGACAAAGTGCTATCCAATTGTGGATATGGTTTTTAATCACGAGGCAAACCTTGTCGATTACTTGCTTTGTCCAGCCGATGTTTCTCAGAATATTGAACTGCAATGTCAGGAGATTGCCCTGAAAATTGCCGAGCAATTAGATTTGGTGGGGTTACTGGCAGTAGAACTTTTTCTTGATAAGAAAGGGAATGTTCTTGTAAACGAATGTGCTCCAAGAACCCATAACAGCGGTCATCATACCATTGAATCAAATTACACTTCTCAATTTGAACAGCAGTTAAGGGCAATAATGAATTATCCGTTGGGAGATACCACCATCAAAACACCAGCGGTAATGGTCAATCTTATTGGTGAGGATCATTACAAAGGACCAGTTTATTATGAAGGCTTTGAGGAAGTACTTCGTATTTCAGGGGCTCATCCGCACATTTATGGTAAAAGAGAAACAAAACCTTTCAGAAAAATGGGGCACATCACAGTGCTTGGTAGTACCGTAGAGGAAGCTGTTAGTAAAGCAAAAATGATTAAGAAAACGATAAAAGTAATTTCAACATGA
- the gmk gene encoding guanylate kinase, whose amino-acid sequence MNQGKAIIFSAPSGAGKTTIVRHLLSVRDDLSFSISACSRPRRNRTEIDGVDYYFLSVEEFKKKVADDEFVEWEEVYEDSFYGTLKSEVQRIWDLGKTVIFDVDVVGGKNLKDYFGADALAIFVKPPSIQHLRDRLNLRDTETEESINIRMAKAEKEMGYATHFDYVLKNDELEVALKEAEEVVSNFLDNE is encoded by the coding sequence ATGAATCAAGGTAAAGCGATTATATTTTCTGCACCGTCTGGAGCTGGTAAAACAACTATCGTGAGACACTTACTATCTGTAAGGGACGATTTATCATTTTCAATCTCCGCTTGTAGTCGTCCCAGAAGAAACCGCACAGAGATTGATGGTGTCGATTATTACTTTCTGAGCGTTGAAGAATTCAAAAAGAAAGTAGCCGATGATGAGTTTGTTGAATGGGAAGAAGTCTATGAGGATAGTTTCTACGGCACGTTAAAATCAGAAGTACAACGCATTTGGGATCTTGGAAAGACTGTGATTTTTGATGTTGATGTAGTAGGCGGAAAAAATTTGAAAGACTACTTTGGAGCAGATGCTTTGGCTATTTTCGTTAAACCACCGAGTATTCAGCACCTTAGAGACCGACTCAACTTAAGAGATACGGAGACAGAAGAAAGTATTAATATCAGAATGGCAAAGGCGGAAAAAGAAATGGGTTACGCCACACATTTCGACTATGTCCTAAAAAATGATGAACTCGAAGTCGCCCTAAAAGAAGCTGAAGAAGTAGTTAGCAACTTTCTTGACAATGAGTGA
- the purE gene encoding 5-(carboxyamino)imidazole ribonucleotide mutase, translating into MNPLVSIIMGSDSDLPVMNEASKILDELQVSYEKTIVSAHRTPDRMFEFAKSAHERGIRVIIAGAGGAAHLPGMVASLSPLPVIGVPVKSSNSIDGWDSILSILQMPGGVPVATVALNGAKNAGILAAQIIGSADEKVRQAILDYKSGLKDAVMHKVEKLNQTEG; encoded by the coding sequence ATGAATCCACTCGTAAGCATAATAATGGGGTCAGACTCGGACCTTCCCGTAATGAATGAAGCATCAAAAATTTTGGATGAACTCCAAGTGAGTTATGAAAAAACAATTGTGAGTGCCCATCGAACTCCAGATAGAATGTTTGAATTTGCTAAATCTGCTCATGAAAGAGGGATTAGAGTTATTATTGCTGGTGCTGGAGGTGCCGCACATTTACCTGGGATGGTGGCCTCTTTATCGCCACTACCAGTTATTGGAGTACCAGTTAAATCTTCCAACAGTATTGATGGTTGGGATTCGATTTTGTCGATCTTGCAGATGCCAGGTGGAGTTCCCGTTGCAACGGTTGCTTTGAACGGAGCAAAGAATGCTGGTATTCTTGCCGCTCAGATCATTGGAAGCGCTGATGAAAAAGTAAGACAAGCGATATTGGATTATAAAAGCGGACTTAAGGATGCGGTGATGCATAAAGTTGAAAAATTAAATCAAACGGAGGGATAA